One window of Oncorhynchus masou masou isolate Uvic2021 chromosome 28, UVic_Omas_1.1, whole genome shotgun sequence genomic DNA carries:
- the nom1 gene encoding nucleolar MIF4G domain-containing protein 1: protein MKGKGKAKRKGKKDTGKLQKYMMTVNDFVKSKVGCGETEETEDGSGLRFVKKKNRKEMRKEQRKMKKAKIKNHYEGYKALKASTGDSEEVATLSDKQQTKKVNGKVKKDEPVSQQPKSTPVETAAGEKAEKKGPKKPSKKEKKRNKLEESRKKALLEANIAEDREIKRLERSLGYNKRKNKQKLPQSFADDGLDYILGVLDAGSAASGIMHDSDDDMDIAKEKLRKLEDSESEMSGEEEEEQGDDSEEEGSELGRDGDLDTIEEDEIDEEEEEDGMDEDSESEMDESGGIASEEENVKDEGDESGDSMLAGPKADTAVPSAGKYVPPHLRDTGDDKRRAELERLKRQVKGLVNRLSEANMASISGQLEELYMSSSRKDMNDTLTEILLAACVTPALMPDRLLMEHVLLVSILHHTVGLEVGANFLETVVRQFAELYKSPGEGKECDNLVAMVAHLYNFQVVHALLIFDILKMLLGAFAEKDIELVLFVLKNVGFALRKDDALALKELISEAQSKASGVGTKFQDENRVRFMLETMLALKNNDMRKIPGYDPEPVERLRKLQRTLIHQSSGGSDVKLRVSLENLLAAEQVGRWWIVGSSWSGLPMMGGQGNKTSKQTTAEGKFSAKVLDLARKQRMNTDIRRNIFCVIMTSEDYLDAFEKLIRLGLKDQQEREIVHVLMDCCLQEKSFNAFYAVLGEKFCEHDRRFQMTFQFSLWDKFKDLSSLSTSTFSNLVQLVTRFLRRKCLSLSILKVIEFGELDKPKVKFLRQVLTKLLKDTEMEDLTNIFGRISGIPKLGMLREGLKLFISHFLLKNAQSQGPAEQADLLSERAEVATKAMEAKETKLKL from the exons ATGAAAGGCAAGGGGAAAGcaaagaggaaaggaaagaaagaCACTGGTAAATTGCAAAAGTATATGATGACAGTTAACGACTTTGTAAAAAGTAAGGTAGGCTGTGGTGAAACTGAAGAAACGGAAGATGGCAGTGGCTTGAGATTTGTTAAGAAGAAAAATAGAAAAGAAATGCGTAAGGAGCAAAGAAAGATGAAAAAGGCTAAAATTAAGAATCACTATGAAGGCTACAAGGCTCTCAAAGCCTCCACTGGTGACAGTGAGGAAGTTGCAACCCTATCTGATAAACAACAAACAAAGAAGGTTAATGGAAAAGTCAAGAAAGACGAGCCGGTATCTCAACAACCCAAGTCAACTCCTGTTGAGACTGCCGCAGGAGAGAAGGCTGAGAAAAAAGGACCTAAGAAACCTTctaagaaagaaaagaaaagaaacaaACTTGAGGAATCAAGAAAAAAAGCCCTTTTGGAAGCAAATATTGCTGAGGACAGAGAAATTAAGAGGTTGGAGCGATCTCTTGGGTATAACAAaaggaaaaacaaacaaaaacttcCCCAGTCATTCGCTGATGATGGACTGGATTACATTTTGGGGGTGCTGGATGCTGGATCGGCAGCTTCGGGGATAATGCATGACAGTGATGATGACATGGACATTGCCAAAGAGAAATTAAGGAAATTGGAAGACAGTGAATCTGAAATGTCCGGcgaagaggaggaagaacaaGGAGATGACTCTGAAGAGGAGGGCAGTGAACTAGGCAGAGATGGAGACCTGGATACCATCGAGGAAGATGAgatagatgaggaggaggaagaagatggaATGGATGAGGATAGCGAAAGTGAGATGGATGAGAGTGGTGGAATAGCTTCGGAAGAAGAGAATGTAAAGGATGAGGGAGATGAGAGTGGAGACTCGATGCTTGCAGGGCCGAAAGCTGACACT GCTGTCCCGTCAGCAGGAAAATACGTGCCCCCTCACCTACGGGACACCGGGGATGATAAGCGCAGAGCTGAGTTGGAGAGACTGAAGAGACAAGTCAAAGGACTTGTGAACAG GCTCAGTGAGGCCAACATGGCGTCCATCAGTGGCCAGCTGGAAGAGCTGTACATGAGCTCCAGCCGGAAGGACATGAACGACACCCTGACGGAGATCCTCCTGGCAGCCTGTGTCACCCCAGCCCTGATGCCTGACAGACTGCTCATGGAACACGTCCTGCTTGTCAGCATCCTGCATCACACAGTGGGACTTGAG GTGGGGGCTAATTTCTTGGAGACGGTGGTGCGGCAGTTCGCTGAGTTGTACAAGAGCCCCGGCGAAGGCAAGGAGTGTGACAACCTGGTGGCCATGGTGGCACATCTCTACAACTTCCAGGTGGTGCACGCCCTCCTTATCTTTGACATCCTGAAGATGCTGTTGGGGGCCTTCGCCGAGAAGGACATTGAGCTGGTCCTGTTCGTGCTGAAGAACGTAGGATTCGCCCTGCGGAAGGATGATGCCCTTGCGCTGAAAGAACTCATCTCTGAGGCCCAGAGCAAGGCCAGTGGTGTGGGCACCAAGTTCCAGGACGAAAATAGG GTGCGCTTCATGCTGGAGACCATGTTGGCTCTGAAGAACAACGATATGAGGAAGATCCCTGGCTACGACCCAGAGCCTGTTGAGAGACTCAGAAAGCTGCAGAGAACTCTG ATCCACCAGAGTTCGGGGGGCAGTGATGTGAAGCTGAGGGTCTCCCTGGAAAACCTCCTGGCTGCAGAGCAGGTGGGTCGCTGGTGGATCGTGGGCTCATCGTGGTCCGGACTCCCCATGATGGGTGGCCAGGGCAACAAGACCTCAAAACAGACTACTGCAGAAGGAAAG TTCAGCGCCAAGGTCTTAGACCTGGCCCGGAAACAGCGGATGAACACGGACATCAGGAGAAATATATTCTGCGTGATCATGACCAGCGAGGATTACCTCGATGCCTTTGAGAAGCTGATACG GCTGGGGCTGAAGGACCAGCAGGAGAGGGAGATCGTCCACGTGCTGATGGACTGCTGCCTCCAGGAGAAGAGCTTCAATGCCTTCTATGCTGTACTGGGAGAGAAGTTCTGTGAGCACGACAGGCGGTTCCAG ATGACATTTCAGTTCAGTCTGTGGGACAAATTCAAGGACCtgtccagcctatccaccagCACCTTCAGCAACCTGGTCCAGCTGGTCACACGCTTCCTCCGGAGAAagtgcctctccctctccatactcaaG GTGATAGAGTTTGGTGAGTTGGACAAGCCTAAAGTCAAGTTCCTGCGTCAGGTATTGACTAAGCTGTTAaaagacacagagatggaggatCTTACAAACATATTTGGAAG GATTTCGGGAATTCCCAAGCTAGGAATGCTGCGGGAGGGCTTGAAGCTGTTCATCAGTCACTTCCTACTGAAGAATGCCCAGTCGCAGGGACCAGCTGAGCAAGCAGACCTTCTGTCAGAGCGAGCCGAGGTTGCCACCAAGGCCATGGAGGCCAAAGAGACTAAACTCAAACtgtaa
- the mnx1 gene encoding motor neuron and pancreas homeobox protein 1, translating to MEKSTNFRIDALLAVDPPKVQTSPLALVTSLSSSSISSSGSVHASELNADSLRTETPSPPRISSCGLIPKPGFLNSPHSIVGLHPQSSAGIPPQALYGHPMYTYSLGQHPALSYSYPHGSHHHHPSDSLKLSAGTFQLDHWLRVSTAGMMLPKMPDFNSQAQSNLLGKCRRPRTAFTSQQLLELEHQFKLNKYLSRPKRFEVATSLMLTETQVKIWFQNRRMKWKRSKKAKEQAAQEAENKKNNKNGQEKSDGQEQTDYQKTGSAKSNRIRDFRDSDDDDGGNFLYNSSDCSTDDERNHTSDISPQP from the exons ATGGAGAAATCTACAAATTTCCGCATCGATGCGCTTCTCGCTGTTGACCCGCCGAAGGTGCAGACATCTCCGCTTGCGCTTGTGACTTCTTTATCCTCCTCTTCAATTTCATCGTCCGGAAGTGTACACGCCTCAGAATTGAATGCCGACTCTTTAAGGACTGAGACTCCGTCTCCACCGAGGATTTCCTCCTGTGGTTTGATTCCTAAACCGGGCTTCTTGAACAGTCCCCACAGTATTGTTGGATTACATCCACAGAGTAGCGCAGGGATCCCTCCCCAGGCTCTCTACGGCCACCCCATGTATACCTACTCCCTCGGGCAGCACCCTGCCCTGTCCTATTCATATCCTCATGGGTCCCATCACCACCATCCCAGTGACTCCCTCAAACTGTCTGCCGGGACCTTTCAGCTCGACCACTGGCTGCGAGTCTCCACAGCGGGAATGATGCTACCCAAAATGCCCGATTTTAACT CTCAGGCCCAATCAAACTTGCTTGGAAAATGCAGAAGACCAAGGACTGCATTCACAAGTCAGCAGCTCCTGGAGCTGGAGCATCAATTCAAACTGAATAAGTATCTGTCGCGACCAAAGCGCTTTGAAGTGGCTACATCCTTGATGCTGACGGAAACGCAG GTGAAAATTTGGTTCCAGAACAGGCGGATGAAGTGGAAACGGAGCAAGAAGGCCAAAGAGCAAGCCGCGCAGGAGGCAGAGAAtaagaaaaacaacaaaaacggCCAGGAGAAATCTGACGGACAGGAACAAACGGATTATCAAAAGACTGGTTCTGCAAAAAGTAACAGAATAAGAGACTTCAGGGACAGTGACGATGATGACGGTGGCAACTTCCTGTACAACTCCTCGGATTGCTCTACAGACGACGAGAGAAACCACACCAGTGATATAAGTCCACAACCTTGA